In Haloterrigena turkmenica DSM 5511, a single genomic region encodes these proteins:
- a CDS encoding CaiB/BaiF CoA transferase family protein encodes MRLDGIRVLDCSRLLPGPYATQLLADCGAEVVKVEDTDAGDYARAMEPHTADGVGAIFEMVNRGKRSVAIDLKTDGGRAAFYRLVEGADVVLEGFRPGVVDRLGIDYETLTEHNDELIYCSLTGYGQDGPWADRAGHDLNYVALAGLLDMTRESPEEKPQVPGYPIGDMAGGLFAAFAIVGAVLSRELGNAGGEYVDVAMADVVASFAQPIAYQAATGDPDEPRPGETPLTGAYPWYDCYETADGNWVTLAALEPGFWRAFCEAVDRDDLADEHGAEDPAVRAALEVELRDLFRERTRDEWEAALEGVDAAFAGVYSPAEMIEHPQFRARDLIERPNGAPPRIGFPARFGDETAETTESAELDERVPTQGEHTRRYLAEAGYSDAEIDALYDAGAVR; translated from the coding sequence ATGCGCCTCGATGGCATTCGTGTGCTCGACTGCTCGCGGCTGCTGCCCGGCCCCTACGCGACGCAGTTGCTGGCCGACTGCGGCGCCGAGGTGGTGAAGGTAGAGGACACCGACGCCGGCGACTACGCTCGAGCGATGGAGCCGCACACGGCAGACGGCGTCGGCGCGATTTTCGAGATGGTCAACCGCGGCAAGCGCAGCGTCGCGATCGACCTGAAAACCGACGGCGGACGGGCGGCGTTCTACCGGCTCGTCGAGGGCGCCGACGTCGTCCTCGAGGGATTCCGGCCGGGCGTGGTCGATCGGCTGGGAATCGACTACGAGACGCTCACGGAGCACAACGACGAGCTGATCTACTGCTCGCTCACCGGCTACGGTCAGGACGGCCCGTGGGCGGATCGGGCCGGCCACGACTTGAACTACGTCGCGCTGGCGGGCTTGCTCGATATGACGCGGGAATCGCCCGAGGAGAAACCGCAGGTGCCCGGCTACCCGATCGGCGACATGGCCGGCGGACTGTTCGCCGCGTTCGCTATCGTCGGAGCGGTGCTCTCGAGGGAACTCGGCAACGCCGGCGGCGAGTACGTCGACGTCGCGATGGCCGACGTTGTCGCCTCGTTCGCCCAGCCGATCGCCTATCAGGCCGCGACCGGCGACCCCGACGAGCCGCGACCCGGGGAGACACCGCTGACGGGCGCCTATCCGTGGTACGACTGCTACGAGACCGCCGACGGGAACTGGGTGACGCTCGCGGCCCTCGAGCCGGGGTTCTGGCGGGCGTTCTGCGAGGCCGTCGATCGGGACGACCTCGCCGACGAGCACGGCGCGGAGGATCCGGCCGTTCGCGCCGCGCTCGAGGTCGAACTCCGGGATCTCTTCCGTGAACGGACCCGTGACGAGTGGGAGGCGGCCCTCGAGGGCGTCGACGCGGCGTTCGCCGGCGTCTACTCGCCCGCCGAGATGATTGAACACCCCCAGTTTCGGGCGCGAGATCTCATCGAGCGTCCGAATGGCGCCCCGCCGCGGATCGGATTTCCGGCCCGGTTCGGCGACGAAACCGCAGAGACGACGGAGAGCGCGGAACTCGACGAACGCGTCCCGACGCAGGGCGAACACACCCGCCGGTATCTCGCCGAGGCGGGCTATAGCGACGCGGAGATCGACGCGCTCTACGACGCCGGCGCCGTCCGGTGA
- a CDS encoding CBS domain-containing protein, whose product MIDVPLERVLTQPGRTIQPEAPITEAAERLRDPDVSALVVLEDETVVGIVTESDIVAFVAETLEPHPVRTVMSSPVTTISRHESLVAAAETMRTDGVKHLPVVSDGAYCGLVSASTLAPYLSRRRLEIDWEDDPVRIDDDGQEIPVSE is encoded by the coding sequence ATGATCGACGTTCCACTCGAACGCGTATTGACTCAGCCCGGTCGAACGATCCAGCCCGAAGCGCCCATCACCGAAGCCGCGGAGCGACTCCGCGACCCGGACGTGTCGGCGCTTGTCGTCCTCGAGGACGAAACCGTCGTCGGAATCGTCACTGAATCGGATATCGTCGCCTTCGTCGCCGAGACGCTCGAACCGCACCCGGTCAGGACGGTCATGTCGTCGCCGGTCACCACGATTTCGCGACACGAATCGCTGGTGGCCGCCGCGGAAACGATGCGCACCGACGGCGTGAAACACCTCCCGGTCGTCAGCGACGGCGCCTACTGCGGGCTCGTCTCCGCGTCGACGCTCGCGCCGTACCTCTCGCGGCGTCGACTCGAGATCGACTGGGAGGACGACCCGGTTCGCATCGACGACGACGGGCAGGAAATCCCGGTCAGCGAGTAG